A window of the Cicer arietinum cultivar CDC Frontier isolate Library 1 chromosome 6, Cicar.CDCFrontier_v2.0, whole genome shotgun sequence genome harbors these coding sequences:
- the LOC101496087 gene encoding uncharacterized protein isoform X1: MIVAMDLNASPIPEEDEDAFEEKIHAQEYIAPEERIESGADIARREREERKRRLKRERSDERPVHRSQSPQYDQPFHKKNVKSYDTSRLPPGWLDCPASGQEICYMIPSKVPLGESFNDCIFPGKRYSFKQVVHQQRVLGRKLGLVIDLTNTTRYYPVTDLKKEGIKHVKIQCRGRDSVPENSAVNQFVYEVIQFLSRQKQSKKYILVHCTHGHNRTGYMIVHYLMRSMSMSVTQAIKAFSEARPPGIYKPDYIDGLYAFYHEKKPEMVVCPPTPEWKRSSELDLNGEAVPDDDDGIPGPDLQENHETGTQMTNDDVLGDEIPADQQNAFRQFCYQTLRLGAGARGHTVFPGSHPVSLNRDNLQLLRQRYYYATWKADGTRYMMLITLDGCYLVDRNFNFRRVQMRFPFRSTNDGLGEKSHHFTLLDGEMVIDTLPDSQKQERRYLIYDMMAINHVSIIERPFCERWKMLEKEVIEPRNNERQHIYQSRNPYYRYDLEPFRVRRKDFWLLSTVTKLLKEFIKRLSHEADGLIFQGWDDPYVPRTHEGLLKWKYAYLNSVDFLFEIEGDRELLFLYERGKKKLLDGSRVTFKDDVDPSHYSGKIIECSWDFDKLEWIFMRIRTDKSSPNEFNTYRKVMRSIKDNITEEDLLNEINEIICLPMYADRIKTDSKANQHTNAAKQHTNAAKRR; this comes from the exons ATGATAGTGGCTATGGACTTGAATGCATCTCCAATACCTGAGGAAGACGAAGATGCTTTTGAGGAGAAGATACATGCTCAAGAGTATATTGCTCCTGAAGAACGGATAGAAAGTGGAGCTGATATAGCACGCCGG GAGCGTGAAGAAAGAAAGAGACGTTTGAAAAGAGAACGTTCAGATGAAAGACCTGTGCATCGATCACAGTCACCTCAATATGATCAaccatttcataaaaaaaacgTTAAATCATATGATACAAGTAGGCTTCCTCCGG GATGGTTAGATTGCCCTGCGTCTGGCCAGGAGATTTGTTACATGATACCTTCTAAAGTTCCTCTTGGTGAATCATTCAATGACTGCATTTTTCCTGGTAAAAGATACTCATTTAAACAAGTGGTACATCAACAGAGAGTTTTAGGGAGAAAA CTTGGTCTGGTGATTGATTTGACAAATACCACTAGATACTATCCAGTAACAGATTTGAAAAAAGAGGGTATCAAGCATGTTAAG ATTCAATGCAGGGGGCGCGATTCTGTACCTGAGAATTCAGCTGTTAATCAGTTTGTCTATGAG GTTATACAATTCTTGTCACGCCAAAAGCAGTCGAAGAAGTATATACTTGTTCATTGTACACATGGGCATAACCGTACGGGATACATGATCGTCCATTATCTAATGCGTTCTATGTCAATGTCGGTTACTCAG GCGATTAAAGCTTTTTCTGAAGCACGCCCTCCAGGAATCTATAAACCGGATTATATTGATGGATTGTATGCATTCTATCATGAAAAAAAGCCCGAGATGGTAGTTTGTCCTCCTACTCCggagtggaaaagatcttctgAACTTGATCTCAATGGTGAAGCAGTTccagatgatgatgatggaatACCAGGTCCTGATTTGCAG GAGAACCATGAGACAGGCACTCAGATGACAAATGATGATGTTTTAGGAGATGAGATACCCGCTGATCAGCAAAATGCATTTCGACAGTTCTGTTATCAAACACTTAGATTGGGTGCTGGG GCCAGAGGACATACAGTGTTTCCAGGTTCACACCCAGTATCTCTCAACAG GGATAATTTGCAGTTATTACGACAACGTTATTATTATGCAACATGGAAGGCTGATGGTACACGATATATGATGCTAATAACATTGGATGGGTGTTACTTGGTTGATAGAAATTTTAACTTTCGAAGGGTCCAAATGAGGTTTCCTTTCAGGAGTACAAATGAC GGTTTGGGCGAGAAGAGCCACCACTTCACATTACTTGATGGTGAGATGGTTATTGATACCCTGCCAGATTCACAGAAGCAGGAGAGAAGATACCTTATATATGACATGATGGCAATCAACCACGTTTCAATAATAGAG CGACCCTTCTGTGAGAGGTGGAAGATGCTTGAGAAAGAAGTGATTGAACCTAGGAATAATGAACGGCAACATATATACCAGAGCAGAAATCCTTACTATAGATATGATCTTGAACCATTCAGG GTGAGGAGGAAAGATTTTTGGTTGCTTTCTACTGTCACAAAGCTTTTAAAGGAATTCATTAAAAGACTCTCACATGAGGCAGATGGTCTCATATTTCAG GGTTGGGACGATCCTTATGTACCACGTACTCATGAAGGACTCTTAAAGTGGAAATACGCTTATTTAAATTCAGTTGACTTTCTCTTTGAG ATTGAAGGTGATCGGGAGCTACTTTTCCTCTACGAGCGGGGAAAGAAGAAACTCTTGGATGGGAGTAGGGTTACTTTCAAAG ATGATGTAGATCCTTCACATTATTCTGGAAAGATCATCGAGTGTTCTTGGGATTTTGATAAGCTGGAATGGATATTCATGCGGATTAGGACAGATAAATCATCTCCAAATGAGTTTAATACCTACAGAAAG GTGATGCGAAGCATAAAAGACAACATCACAGAGGAAGACCTGTTGAATGAAATAAATGAGATAATTTGCCTTCCCATGTACGCGGACAGGATAAAAACCGATAGCAAAGCAAATCAGCATACTAATGCCGCAAAGCAGCATACTAATGCCGCAAAGCGAAGGTGA
- the LOC101496087 gene encoding uncharacterized protein isoform X2 codes for MDLNASPIPEEDEDAFEEKIHAQEYIAPEERIESGADIARREREERKRRLKRERSDERPVHRSQSPQYDQPFHKKNVKSYDTSRLPPGWLDCPASGQEICYMIPSKVPLGESFNDCIFPGKRYSFKQVVHQQRVLGRKLGLVIDLTNTTRYYPVTDLKKEGIKHVKIQCRGRDSVPENSAVNQFVYEVIQFLSRQKQSKKYILVHCTHGHNRTGYMIVHYLMRSMSMSVTQAIKAFSEARPPGIYKPDYIDGLYAFYHEKKPEMVVCPPTPEWKRSSELDLNGEAVPDDDDGIPGPDLQENHETGTQMTNDDVLGDEIPADQQNAFRQFCYQTLRLGAGARGHTVFPGSHPVSLNRDNLQLLRQRYYYATWKADGTRYMMLITLDGCYLVDRNFNFRRVQMRFPFRSTNDGLGEKSHHFTLLDGEMVIDTLPDSQKQERRYLIYDMMAINHVSIIERPFCERWKMLEKEVIEPRNNERQHIYQSRNPYYRYDLEPFRVRRKDFWLLSTVTKLLKEFIKRLSHEADGLIFQGWDDPYVPRTHEGLLKWKYAYLNSVDFLFEIEGDRELLFLYERGKKKLLDGSRVTFKDDVDPSHYSGKIIECSWDFDKLEWIFMRIRTDKSSPNEFNTYRKVMRSIKDNITEEDLLNEINEIICLPMYADRIKTDSKANQHTNAAKQHTNAAKRR; via the exons ATGGACTTGAATGCATCTCCAATACCTGAGGAAGACGAAGATGCTTTTGAGGAGAAGATACATGCTCAAGAGTATATTGCTCCTGAAGAACGGATAGAAAGTGGAGCTGATATAGCACGCCGG GAGCGTGAAGAAAGAAAGAGACGTTTGAAAAGAGAACGTTCAGATGAAAGACCTGTGCATCGATCACAGTCACCTCAATATGATCAaccatttcataaaaaaaacgTTAAATCATATGATACAAGTAGGCTTCCTCCGG GATGGTTAGATTGCCCTGCGTCTGGCCAGGAGATTTGTTACATGATACCTTCTAAAGTTCCTCTTGGTGAATCATTCAATGACTGCATTTTTCCTGGTAAAAGATACTCATTTAAACAAGTGGTACATCAACAGAGAGTTTTAGGGAGAAAA CTTGGTCTGGTGATTGATTTGACAAATACCACTAGATACTATCCAGTAACAGATTTGAAAAAAGAGGGTATCAAGCATGTTAAG ATTCAATGCAGGGGGCGCGATTCTGTACCTGAGAATTCAGCTGTTAATCAGTTTGTCTATGAG GTTATACAATTCTTGTCACGCCAAAAGCAGTCGAAGAAGTATATACTTGTTCATTGTACACATGGGCATAACCGTACGGGATACATGATCGTCCATTATCTAATGCGTTCTATGTCAATGTCGGTTACTCAG GCGATTAAAGCTTTTTCTGAAGCACGCCCTCCAGGAATCTATAAACCGGATTATATTGATGGATTGTATGCATTCTATCATGAAAAAAAGCCCGAGATGGTAGTTTGTCCTCCTACTCCggagtggaaaagatcttctgAACTTGATCTCAATGGTGAAGCAGTTccagatgatgatgatggaatACCAGGTCCTGATTTGCAG GAGAACCATGAGACAGGCACTCAGATGACAAATGATGATGTTTTAGGAGATGAGATACCCGCTGATCAGCAAAATGCATTTCGACAGTTCTGTTATCAAACACTTAGATTGGGTGCTGGG GCCAGAGGACATACAGTGTTTCCAGGTTCACACCCAGTATCTCTCAACAG GGATAATTTGCAGTTATTACGACAACGTTATTATTATGCAACATGGAAGGCTGATGGTACACGATATATGATGCTAATAACATTGGATGGGTGTTACTTGGTTGATAGAAATTTTAACTTTCGAAGGGTCCAAATGAGGTTTCCTTTCAGGAGTACAAATGAC GGTTTGGGCGAGAAGAGCCACCACTTCACATTACTTGATGGTGAGATGGTTATTGATACCCTGCCAGATTCACAGAAGCAGGAGAGAAGATACCTTATATATGACATGATGGCAATCAACCACGTTTCAATAATAGAG CGACCCTTCTGTGAGAGGTGGAAGATGCTTGAGAAAGAAGTGATTGAACCTAGGAATAATGAACGGCAACATATATACCAGAGCAGAAATCCTTACTATAGATATGATCTTGAACCATTCAGG GTGAGGAGGAAAGATTTTTGGTTGCTTTCTACTGTCACAAAGCTTTTAAAGGAATTCATTAAAAGACTCTCACATGAGGCAGATGGTCTCATATTTCAG GGTTGGGACGATCCTTATGTACCACGTACTCATGAAGGACTCTTAAAGTGGAAATACGCTTATTTAAATTCAGTTGACTTTCTCTTTGAG ATTGAAGGTGATCGGGAGCTACTTTTCCTCTACGAGCGGGGAAAGAAGAAACTCTTGGATGGGAGTAGGGTTACTTTCAAAG ATGATGTAGATCCTTCACATTATTCTGGAAAGATCATCGAGTGTTCTTGGGATTTTGATAAGCTGGAATGGATATTCATGCGGATTAGGACAGATAAATCATCTCCAAATGAGTTTAATACCTACAGAAAG GTGATGCGAAGCATAAAAGACAACATCACAGAGGAAGACCTGTTGAATGAAATAAATGAGATAATTTGCCTTCCCATGTACGCGGACAGGATAAAAACCGATAGCAAAGCAAATCAGCATACTAATGCCGCAAAGCAGCATACTAATGCCGCAAAGCGAAGGTGA